TATTGATTTCTAAGATATATTGCTGTTTTAAGATTTACTACTTCACCGTATTTCGGACCTGTCAGCTCAATGTCAATTGTCAAAAGATCCCCATCTGCGGAAAGATCGAAAATTGATATGTTTTCTGCAATTGCATTTTCGGCACCGCCGTCAATTTTTTCTATCAGGTTTGTCGGGTTTGAATCGCTTAGTTGGTATTTATAGCTTTTTCCGTTCAGCATTACAATAATCGAATCATTTTCTGCATTTTCTGTTTCTGTATCAGAAATAACAGGCTGGTCGCTTAGCCTTATTTGCTTAGTTATCTTAAAAAGCGAAAATCGTGCGGACTCCATGAGCTCTATTTTTTCCATTTCATGGTAGTAAGAGGTAATTCCATTTATTGAAAGCATCGTCATGGGAACCATGACGATGGCCATTATGGCAATTGCGACAAGCAGCTCTATGAGAGTGAATCCCTTAATGCTATTTGTATGGGTTTTAATGTTTTTCATATTCATATAGCTTGGCCCTTCCCGTTACCGGAAGAATTGTTATGGTATGCTTTTGGCTTCCGCAAGATATATGTATGCTTCCGCCTTTTGACGGGTTGCCAAATTCGTTGAACTCTATTTCATTGCTAGTGAAGTTGGTGTAATCCAGTCTGACAGAATCGGGATAGATGTCGCTTTTTATTATCTTTGTCCCTTGCTTAACATAAATTTTGCGCGACGTATTACTGAAATATAAACGCGACTCTCTCCAATTAATGCTTGCCTGTTGCTGCGCGAATCTTAAATCGCTTATTATTGTTCTGTCAAAAGCATTAAGGCGATATATGTTCATGGATTGCCTTACATTTGGAGCTGCAATGGCAAAAATGATTGAAAGCACAAATACAATCAACACCAGTTCCACCATTGTATAGCCCTTGTAATTATGTTCCATATGGTGCTCCTCAATCAAGAATATTGAAATAAAAAATTATCAATTGATTATACCACATTATGGTAATAAATGCACCGAGAGAAATAAATGGTCCAAAGGGCATGTAGTCTTTGCGTGAACGGATACCTGTTGCTATGAGCAAGATGCCGGCTATTCCTCCCACTAAAAAAGTGAGGAACATTGCCAGTATTGTTTTTTCAATACCCAAAAATAGGCCGATGACTGCAAATAGCTTTATATCCCCTCCCCCCATGGCGCCTCTGCTGATGACGGCTACAAAAAGTAAAAAACCGCCACCGGCAAGAAGTCCCAGGATTGAGCTTTTTAAAGAGAGTCCGACAGGAAAAAATAAAAAAACTATGCCGGCTATCAATCCGAAAAGATTCAGCTCGTCGGGTATGATGCGGTGGTCCATGTCAATGAAGCCGGCAGAAATGAGAATGCAGGCAAGAATAGCGTATTTAATGAATGCTATTGTGAGGCCGTAACGCCAGAAAAGCAAAGCAAACAAGCCCCCCGTGAGTAGCTCCACGAGGGGATATCTTGCAGAAATTTTTGCTCCGCAGTGCCTGCATTTTCCCTTAAGGAACATATAGCTTAGTACAGGCACAAGGTCGATAGGACCGAGGCGGTGCCCGCAGCTTCCGCAGGCTGATGGCGGAGAAACTATCGATTTGTTGCTTGGCAACCGATATATCACAACGTTAAGGAAACTGCCGATAATAATCCCTAAAACTAATGAAATTAACATATTTATTCCCCGATAAAAAATACTTTTAAAATAAGATAAGGAATTTTTCAAATAATCGACCCTTTATAAAAAGGGCCGATTATTTAATGTAAAACTTTTTGTTTGGTTAAATAAATCATGGAGTTATTAACTTAGTTCGCCATCATCTGAAATAGCAGGTGAGTCAGTAATTTCCCCATCAGCTGTTATAGTAAAAGTCCATCCATCAGTGTCATCTATATTAGCTTTAACTTTTAAAGCTGCGCCTGGTTCCATAAGATCACCAATTACAATAGCATTTACTGTTCCATCATCAAAATCTACACCAGAAACTTCTAGTACACCGGTTGAATTTGTTTTGACGGTAAGAGTACCGGCTGAAATATTTCCGCTCGCCGCTGCAATCGCAACTGCGCTTTTTAATGAAGCATAGGTTGCCTTGTCTGCAGCTATTTTCGCATCACCAGTAACTCCACCTAACCTCGGAAGTGCAACGGCTGCAAGAATCCCAAGTACGGCAATAACTACGATAAGTTCTATGAGCGTGAAACCCTTCTTGTTGTTCATTGATTTGTAAAACATTTTCAACATATTATTTCCCCCTTATTCTGATTTTTGATGTGTAATCAGATTTAATTTCATGGTACATAATACCATGTGACACAAAATAATGTCAAGTGTTATTGCCCTACATATTGGTACATGTCAAACATTGGCGTTATGACTGCTAGAATAATCATACCTACTACAAGGGCAAGCACTACGATGATCATGGGTTCGAGCATTGTTGTCATTTTTTCGACGGCGGAATCCACTTCCTCATCGTAAAAATCCGCGGTCTTTGAAAGCATGGTATCTATTGAACCGGATTCTTCCCCAACTTTTATCATGGAGATGAGCACCATAGGAAAAACATTCAAGTCGCTAAGGGGACCGGCTATTCCGCCTCCTTTTCTTATGCTATCCATTGACTGGTTGATGCCTTTGGATATGACGGCATTGCCGATGACCTTTTGCACTATTTCCATAGCTTCTATTATGTTGATACCGCTGACTAAAAGGCTTGCCAGTGTTCTTGAAAATCGGCTGGTGGCAACCTTGCTGTTGACATCCCCGAAAATCGGAATTTTGAGTTTCAGGTAATCAATTTTATAACGGCCTTTTTCTGTTTTGCCATATTTTTTAAATGTATATATCATGAAAATAATGGTTCCCAGCAGCAAATACCAGTAATTTCTAAAAATCGAACTGACTCCTAAAAGAATGCGTGTGGGGAGGGGCAATTGCGCACCAAATCCTGTAAACATGTCTACGAAACTGGGAAGGACATAGGTGATTAAAAAAAAGATAACGCAAAGAGCCACCAGACTGACAATAATGGGATAAAGCATGGCATTTTTAACCTTGCTTTGCAGTTTGGTCTCCTTTTCGAAATGATCGGCCATTCGGCCCATTACCATATCCAGCTGTCCGGATATTTCACCGGTTTCAACCATGTATACCAATATATCGGGAAAAACATCGGATTGCTTCTTCATCGAGCGGGATAAAATACTCCCCTTTTGCACCTCTTCAAATACAAATTCTATGGCGGACTTGAGTCTCTTATTGGAGGTTTGTTTCTTCAGAAGATCCAAGGACTCTACAAGAGGGATTCCTGCATCAAGCATGGCATAGAATTGCCGGCAAAAAAAGGAAAGATCCTTGGATTTCACTTTTTCCACGAATGAAAGGTTTATTGTCAAATCCCTTTTGCTTTCAGGATTGATTTTAATTGGATATATATTCTGCTTCCTAATCAATTGCAGCGCGTTTTCAGAGGAGGTTGCAGTAATGGTTCCATTAATAGTCTCTCCGGACAAATTTCTTCCCGTGTAGTTGTAATTAGACATAGCAACATCTCCTTATCTGTATATATTAAAGGAATTCTTTTCGATGCAGTGGGACAAGGCTTCATCATAAGAAATCAAATTTTTCTTATAAAGGCTAACGATATAGTTGTCCATGCTGATCATACCGTCGGCGCTTCCGGTCTGTATGCTGCTCATGATTTGGTGGGTCTTGCCCTCTCTGATATTGTTGCGAACGGCTTTGTTTCCAATCATTATCTCACAGGCTACAACACGGCCGTGATTGTCTGCGTATTTAAGCAATTGCTGAGAGATTACTCCGTTAAGAACATTTGCCAATTGCACCTTGATCTGTTGTTGCTGTGGTGATGGGAACACATCGATGATACGCTCCACGGTTGATGCGGCACCGTTTGTATGGAGGCTGGAAAGTACCAGATGTCCGGTTTCAGCTGCTGTTATGGCAATCTGAATTGTTTCAAGGTCGCGCATCTCGCCTACGAGTATGATATCGGGATCCTGCCTGAGAGCCCCCCTTAAGGCATTAGAGAACGATAGGCTGTCGGTTCCTATCTCCCTTTGGTCGATTATGCTGCTTTTGTGTTTGTGTAAGAATTCTATAGGGTCTTCCAATGTGATGATATGCGCTGTTTTATGGCTATTTATATAGCTGATCATGGAGGCCAGAGTAGATGATTTTCCCGAACCCGTAGGCCCTGTAACAAGGAAAAGTCCCCTATCCATCATTGCCATGTCTTTCAATATTTCCGGAAGCATAAGGTCTTCCAATTTTGGAGTTTCAAGGGGTATCGGCCTTATGGCGATTGAAATACTGCCCCGCTGTTTGTAGGCATTTATGCGAAATCGTCCTCTGGTTTGAAGAGAATATGAAAAATCAATCTCCCCTTTTTCTTCGAATATCTCCTTCTGAGCATCACTTAAAAGACTCATGGCTATTGACTTTGTGTCATCGGGTTTCAACCTTTCAAAAGAATCCAGTTTCACCAAGTTCCCGTTAATTCTTAGTATAGGAGGAACGCCTACCGTTAAATGAATATCCGAAGCGTTCTTTGCAAAAGCTTCACCAAATAATTTTTCAATCATGTAAATCAACCTCCTATGGAATATGCTACTTTAGTGTATTCTTCAATAGTTGTAATGCCTTCTAAAACGAGTTCCTTCGCGTTTTTACTGAGGGTGGTCATTCCTGCGGATATGGCATAGTCTTTTATATTGTCGTTGCTGTCTTTTTTAATAATCATATTTCTAATATTTCGGTCAATAAGCATAATTTCGTGAATAGCTGTACGACCTTTATACCCTGTTTCAGAACAATAGGAACATCCCTTGCCCCTATAAAGATCTATTTTACTCTCCGGCGGAAGTCCGAGTATTTCCAATTCAGCAGAATCTGCAGTGTGAGATTCTTTGCAGCTTGGGCATATTATCTTTACAAGGCGTTGCGCAATTACTCCTGATACCGAAGATGCTACAAGATAGGGCGCTATGCCCATATCCACAAGCCTGTCTATTGTGGCAGGTGCACTATTGGTGTGAAGTGTAGAAAGAACCAAGTGTCCTGTTATAGCGGCTCTGATGGCAATTTCTGCCGTTTCCGAGTCGCGAATCTCTCCCACCATTATTATATCAGGGTCCTGCCTTAACATCGCCCTGAGGCCGGTTGCGAAAAATAGTCCGGCTTTTGTATTGACCTGCATCTGACTGATGCCTTCAAGCTTGTATTCTACAGGATCCTCGATAGTTAGGATATTTCTTTTAGGGTCATTCATTTCTCTTAAAATTGTGTAGAGGGTTGTGCTCTTTCCGCTGCCAGTTGGTCCAGTCAATAAGATTATGCCATTGCTGGATCGTATTAAGGTATTGAATAATTCCAAGTTGCTTTTGCTGAAGCCAAGGTCTGATTTATCTTTAAGGAAACCTGTACGGTCCAGTATCCGCATTACTACTTTTTCACCGAAAATAGTCGGAATTGTAGATATGCGAAAGTCGAATTCCTGACTATTCAAATTAATTTCAATCCGTCCGTCTTGAGGAATACGTCTTTCGGCTATATTCATGTTTGCCATTATTTTGATTCTGGCAACAATTGCGCCATGTGTCTGCTTAGCAGGTTTCATAACATCTCGAAGGTCTCCGTCAACCCGATAACGGATACGCAAGAAATTTTCTCCCGGTTCTATATGTATGTCGCTGGCCTTCTGCTGGACAGCTTGAAGCATAATTGAATTGACTAATCTAACTATGGGGGCATTATTGATTTCATTAAGAAGATTTTTATTAACTTCTTCTTCTTCATCATTTACTGTGTTTTCTAATTTAAAATCCGCAACGGCTTTTTCAACATTCTTATTGCCATAATGCTTCCCTATGGCGTTTAGTATGTCTGAATCACTGGCGATTACCGGCTTGATTTTCAAACGGCTCATTTTTTTAAGGTCTTCAATTACAACAATATTGAAGGGATCGCTCATAGCGACTGTAAGTTCCTCATTTGACATATTAATCGGAATCAGTTTGTTTTCCCTCGCAAAGCTTTCACTAATGAGATTTGGAACCTTTGGTTCTATGAAGTAGCGTTCAAGGTCGATGAAAGGGATGTCTAATTGGTACTCTAGAACATCGGCTATGTCTTTGTCCTTTATATATTTCAATTCAACTAAAATTTGTCCGATTTTTTTACCGCTTGTCTTTTGGATTTGCAGAGCTTTTTCTAATTCTTCTTTATTTATTTTCCCGATTTGTAAAAAAAACTCACCTAAACGAATATTCTTATTTATCAATGTTATAACCCCCATAAACGCTCAATTTATTATATTATGGCACATTTTTTACGAATTGCAAATTAATGGCAAATATTTCTATTCTGATACGTTTTGAACTATAGAGCGGACCTTAGCTGCCATTATGCCAATGGCCACCTTATTATAGCCTCCTTCAGGGATTATGATAATGAGTATGTTTTTTCGGGCAGGGATTTAAAGATGGCTTTTGCAACAGTGCTTTTACCGGAACCTGTACCGCCTGTGATACCTATAATTACAGGTCTTTTCATTTTAGCCTTCCTTTCTTAACTTTCGAAGGATGTCAAATGCCTTCACTGGCTGACTCGTACTCATATAAAATTCCCCTTTGGGGTGAGGCGCATCCATGACAGGGTTCATATTTTCATCATAGAGCTCGGTAACAGTTTGTTTAAAGGATTGGAATCCGGGACTCATTATTTCTATTTCGTCTCCAATGACGAACTTATTGCGTTGCTCGATTTTCGCAATGCCATTGCCGAAATTGTAGTCTTTAACAACTCCGATGAAGTCATACGATCTTTCATATGATGCAGTGTCGTAAATCTGAGCATTTCCATCGGGTCTTCCACTAAAAAAACCTCTTTCGTATTTTCGGTGGCTCGATTTGTTAAGCTCTTCAATCCATTTTTCATCGAATGTATATCTGTATGGATCTTCGTAGTAACTGTCTATCGCCGCTCTGTATGCTCTTACAGTATTCGCCACATAGTAAAGACTCTTCATTCTTCCCTCTATTTTAAGGCTTCTCACTCCCGATTCAATAATTTCTTTCAGGTCTCCAATAAGGCAAAGATCCTTCGAATTAAAAAAATATGTCCCATTTTCATCCTCTACAACGGGAAAGTATTCTCCTGGCCGCTTTTCTTCCATGAGTTGGTATTTCCATCTGCATGGATGTGCGCATTCTCCTCTGTTTGCATCGCGATTAGCGAGGTAATTGCTTAGTAGGCATCGTCCCGAATAGGATATGCACATTGCTCCGTGAACGAACATCTCAAACCCAAGAGATGACGGACTCTTGTCTATGGTTTCCTTTATTTCATTAAAGGACAATTCCCTCGCAAGCACCACACGCGGCAGTCCCTGGCTGTGCCAAAAACCTGCAGTTAGGTAATTTGTCGTATTTGCCTGTGTGCTTAGATGTATTTCCATTCCCGGATTGTGCTCTCTGATGTAAGCAATGGTTCCCGGGTCTGAAACAATGACAGCATCCGCCTTCATTTTCTCCAATGCAGAAAGGTATCCCTGCAAATCGTTTAAATCTTCATTGTGCGGGATTATGTTAAGTGTTACGTACACTCTTTTGCCTCTTTCATGGGCAAATTCTATGCCCTCCTTCATTTCTTCAAATGAAAAATTCTTGGCGGACGCTCTTAGACCAAATGTTTGCCCTCCAATATATACTGCATCGGCTCCGTATATAAATGCAAACTTAAGCTTCTCGAGGTCTCCGGCAGGCGCCAGCAGTTCAACCCTATCCATATTATTTCTCCTTTGTGTAATGGGAAACAGCCAGTCCGTCCCCTACGGGAATAAGTGTCGTAGTAAGCAGTGGATGATTGCAAATATATTCAATATAGCCTCTCATTCCTCTTACCATAGTTCTGTTCTTGCGAATATTCATGTCGTAGTTAATCGTAAGTCCATTCATGAGTATGTTGTCAGAAAGAACAATTCCACCCTGATTTAATAATGGAAATGCCTCGTCAAAATAGCTTTTGTAATGGCTCTTGCCGGCATCAATAAATATCATGTCGAATGGTCCCCTTACTTTTGAAATGCAGTCTAACGCGTCGCCTTCAATAAGATCAATGCCGCTGTACCCAAGACGCTTGAAGTTCTGCGCGGCCTCTATTGCAGAGTCATGCCTTTTTTCAATTGTTGTTATTGTTCCATTTTTCATTGTTTCATAAAAAAGCGAAGTAGAGTACCCTATTGCGGTACCTATTTCCAAAATTGATTTTGTGTTTGAAGTGCGAATAAGAAGCCTAATCAAGTCCGCTGTTTCCTTTTGTATTACAGGTATGCTGCGTTCTATGGCATTTTTCCGCATTTCCTCTATCTCCGGTCTGTAATTCAGGTGCCTTGTAAGCAATTCTACAAGCCCTTCCGGATTGATATTGTTGTTCATTTAATCAGTCCTTATATCTGGCCTGAGCCGCTAGATGTTCTTCGTATGTCTTTGAAAACACATGTCTGCCTTCGCTGTCTCCGGGTATCGCAAAGAAAAAATAATATTCGTGTTCTTCCGGGTAAAGAGCTGCTCTTATGGAATCCTCACCCGGAGAAGCTATCGGTCCCGGAGGAAGCCCTTTGTTTCTATAGGTATTGTACGGAGACTCAATGGCAGTATCTTCATAAGACAGTGTTTCTTTCCATTCTCCAATTGCATATTGAACTGTTGCGCATGATTCCAACCGCATGTTTCTTTTTATTCGATTAACAAAAACCCCCGAAATCGTTTTTCTCTCATCCGGATATCTTGCTTCCCTTTCTATTATGGAAGCCAAGGTAATAGCCTCATTAATCGACATTCCCGTTTCAGACAGTCGGCTTTCATATTCATCGTTAAAAATATCATCGAAGCGGTTTAAAAAAATCTCTACGATTTTTCGGGGCTCATATGAATAGGGAATATCATATGTGTCCGGAAACAGAAACCCCTCAAGTGTATCGTTCTCTATGGTATCAAGAAACGAATAGCTGTAGAGCGATGGATCCATGGCCATTATCAATTCTTCCTCTTCAGCAAGGCCTTTTGAAACAAGCAGATCGATTATCTGCCTCATTTCATACCCCTCAGGTATTGTTGTCCTGGCGGCTTCCGTATATGTGTTTCCACGGCTCAGCTCCGAAATTATCTCATCGTAACCCATGTCTTGCTTTAATGTGTATCTGCCGGCCTTTATATCGTTCTCAAGGCCGCTTCTTTTTATCAGCACCAAAAAAAGATTGCTACTTCGAATCAATTCGGACTCACGCAGTATTTCGGCAATTTTTCTGCTGCTGCTTCCCTTAGGTATTTCTAATTCTATTTCCATCGGATTGTCCGAATCATAAGGTCTATAGATGGCGTATACTGCAACAAGCCCTGCGAAAACAATAAAGATGCACAAACCAAGAATCATTTTTTTCATCTCGCGCTCCTTTTTTATTTACTGTTTAATATTATATAATTGCTGCAGCATTCTTGCAAGCACAAGTAAAACCCCGATTGTCAAACGACAACCGGGGCAATTTAAATATTAGATTTGCATTGCGTCTGCCAGTATCCTTGACATGTCATCGAGCATTTGGCGATAGCGGCTCTCCGCCTGCAAGTATTCTGATCCGAGTGGATCCTTTGACAGAACTCCATACAAAGAATTTAGAGTTTCAATTTCATTATCGTCGGGTTCATTACCGCCAATTATTGACATCTGCATTTCGGATTCTCTTTTTTGAAAATCTTCAAAAGCATTTTTGAGGCCCTCGCTCGCGTCTAATTTTTCTTTTGCGGCAATGTAATCAGTGTACTCATCCGAATTCTTGATAGCCTTTGCTAAATTATGCGCCGAATCGTATACATTCACTGCATAGCCCCCTTAAATTTCCGTAATAATGGGAAGAATCATTGGATTGCGTTTTGTTTTGTTATAAAGATGCTTGCCAAGCGAATCCCTTATCGCAGATTTAAGCGTTGACCATTCCTTGGTGTTTTTACTTAAACAATCT
This genomic interval from Peptostreptococcaceae bacterium contains the following:
- a CDS encoding prepilin-type N-terminal cleavage/methylation domain-containing protein, giving the protein MNMKNIKTHTNSIKGFTLIELLVAIAIMAIVMVPMTMLSINGITSYYHEMEKIELMESARFSLFKITKQIRLSDQPVISDTETENAENDSIIVMLNGKSYKYQLSDSNPTNLIEKIDGGAENAIAENISIFDLSADGDLLTIDIELTGPKYGEVVNLKTAIYLRNQ
- a CDS encoding prepilin peptidase: MLISLVLGIIIGSFLNVVIYRLPSNKSIVSPPSACGSCGHRLGPIDLVPVLSYMFLKGKCRHCGAKISARYPLVELLTGGLFALLFWRYGLTIAFIKYAILACILISAGFIDMDHRIIPDELNLFGLIAGIVFLFFPVGLSLKSSILGLLAGGGFLLFVAVISRGAMGGGDIKLFAVIGLFLGIEKTILAMFLTFLVGGIAGILLIATGIRSRKDYMPFGPFISLGAFITIMWYNQLIIFYFNILD
- a CDS encoding type II secretion system protein, which gives rise to MNNKKGFTLIELIVVIAVLGILAAVALPRLGGVTGDAKIAADKATYASLKSAVAIAAASGNISAGTLTVKTNSTGVLEVSGVDFDDGTVNAIVIGDLMEPGAALKVKANIDDTDGWTFTITADGEITDSPAISDDGELS
- a CDS encoding type II secretion system F family protein; this translates as MSNYNYTGRNLSGETINGTITATSSENALQLIRKQNIYPIKINPESKRDLTINLSFVEKVKSKDLSFFCRQFYAMLDAGIPLVESLDLLKKQTSNKRLKSAIEFVFEEVQKGSILSRSMKKQSDVFPDILVYMVETGEISGQLDMVMGRMADHFEKETKLQSKVKNAMLYPIIVSLVALCVIFFLITYVLPSFVDMFTGFGAQLPLPTRILLGVSSIFRNYWYLLLGTIIFMIYTFKKYGKTEKGRYKIDYLKLKIPIFGDVNSKVATSRFSRTLASLLVSGINIIEAMEIVQKVIGNAVISKGINQSMDSIRKGGGIAGPLSDLNVFPMVLISMIKVGEESGSIDTMLSKTADFYDEEVDSAVEKMTTMLEPMIIVVLALVVGMIILAVITPMFDMYQYVGQ
- a CDS encoding type IV pilus twitching motility protein PilT, which codes for MIEKLFGEAFAKNASDIHLTVGVPPILRINGNLVKLDSFERLKPDDTKSIAMSLLSDAQKEIFEEKGEIDFSYSLQTRGRFRINAYKQRGSISIAIRPIPLETPKLEDLMLPEILKDMAMMDRGLFLVTGPTGSGKSSTLASMISYINSHKTAHIITLEDPIEFLHKHKSSIIDQREIGTDSLSFSNALRGALRQDPDIILVGEMRDLETIQIAITAAETGHLVLSSLHTNGAASTVERIIDVFPSPQQQQIKVQLANVLNGVISQQLLKYADNHGRVVACEIMIGNKAVRNNIREGKTHQIMSSIQTGSADGMISMDNYIVSLYKKNLISYDEALSHCIEKNSFNIYR
- the tadA gene encoding Flp pilus assembly complex ATPase component TadA, encoding MGVITLINKNIRLGEFFLQIGKINKEELEKALQIQKTSGKKIGQILVELKYIKDKDIADVLEYQLDIPFIDLERYFIEPKVPNLISESFARENKLIPINMSNEELTVAMSDPFNIVVIEDLKKMSRLKIKPVIASDSDILNAIGKHYGNKNVEKAVADFKLENTVNDEEEEVNKNLLNEINNAPIVRLVNSIMLQAVQQKASDIHIEPGENFLRIRYRVDGDLRDVMKPAKQTHGAIVARIKIMANMNIAERRIPQDGRIEINLNSQEFDFRISTIPTIFGEKVVMRILDRTGFLKDKSDLGFSKSNLELFNTLIRSSNGIILLTGPTGSGKSTTLYTILREMNDPKRNILTIEDPVEYKLEGISQMQVNTKAGLFFATGLRAMLRQDPDIIMVGEIRDSETAEIAIRAAITGHLVLSTLHTNSAPATIDRLVDMGIAPYLVASSVSGVIAQRLVKIICPSCKESHTADSAELEILGLPPESKIDLYRGKGCSYCSETGYKGRTAIHEIMLIDRNIRNMIIKKDSNDNIKDYAISAGMTTLSKNAKELVLEGITTIEEYTKVAYSIGG
- a CDS encoding U32 family peptidase; protein product: MDRVELLAPAGDLEKLKFAFIYGADAVYIGGQTFGLRASAKNFSFEEMKEGIEFAHERGKRVYVTLNIIPHNEDLNDLQGYLSALEKMKADAVIVSDPGTIAYIREHNPGMEIHLSTQANTTNYLTAGFWHSQGLPRVVLARELSFNEIKETIDKSPSSLGFEMFVHGAMCISYSGRCLLSNYLANRDANRGECAHPCRWKYQLMEEKRPGEYFPVVEDENGTYFFNSKDLCLIGDLKEIIESGVRSLKIEGRMKSLYYVANTVRAYRAAIDSYYEDPYRYTFDEKWIEELNKSSHRKYERGFFSGRPDGNAQIYDTASYERSYDFIGVVKDYNFGNGIAKIEQRNKFVIGDEIEIMSPGFQSFKQTVTELYDENMNPVMDAPHPKGEFYMSTSQPVKAFDILRKLRKEG
- a CDS encoding O-methyltransferase, with amino-acid sequence MNNNINPEGLVELLTRHLNYRPEIEEMRKNAIERSIPVIQKETADLIRLLIRTSNTKSILEIGTAIGYSTSLFYETMKNGTITTIEKRHDSAIEAAQNFKRLGYSGIDLIEGDALDCISKVRGPFDMIFIDAGKSHYKSYFDEAFPLLNQGGIVLSDNILMNGLTINYDMNIRKNRTMVRGMRGYIEYICNHPLLTTTLIPVGDGLAVSHYTKEK
- the mltG gene encoding endolytic transglycosylase MltG produces the protein MKKMILGLCIFIVFAGLVAVYAIYRPYDSDNPMEIELEIPKGSSSRKIAEILRESELIRSSNLFLVLIKRSGLENDIKAGRYTLKQDMGYDEIISELSRGNTYTEAARTTIPEGYEMRQIIDLLVSKGLAEEEELIMAMDPSLYSYSFLDTIENDTLEGFLFPDTYDIPYSYEPRKIVEIFLNRFDDIFNDEYESRLSETGMSINEAITLASIIEREARYPDERKTISGVFVNRIKRNMRLESCATVQYAIGEWKETLSYEDTAIESPYNTYRNKGLPPGPIASPGEDSIRAALYPEEHEYYFFFAIPGDSEGRHVFSKTYEEHLAAQARYKD
- a CDS encoding YlbF family regulator; the encoded protein is MNVYDSAHNLAKAIKNSDEYTDYIAAKEKLDASEGLKNAFEDFQKRESEMQMSIIGGNEPDDNEIETLNSLYGVLSKDPLGSEYLQAESRYRQMLDDMSRILADAMQI